One segment of Streptomyces sp. TG1A-8 DNA contains the following:
- the coaBC gene encoding bifunctional phosphopantothenoylcysteine decarboxylase/phosphopantothenate--cysteine ligase CoaBC: MHEPRVVLGVSGGIAAYKACELLRRFTESGHDVRVVPTASALRFVGAPTWSALSGNPVATEVWDDVHEVPHVRIGQHADLVVVAPATADTLARAAHGLADDLLTNTLLTARCPVVFAPAMHTEMWEHPATRENVATLRRRGCVVVEPAVGRLTGADTGKGRLPDPVEIFEVCRRVLARGTAAPDLAGRHVVVSAGGTREPLDPVRFLGNRSSGKQGYALARTAAARGARVTLIAANTGLPDPAGVDVVPVGTAVQLREAVLKAAGDADAVVMAAAVADFRPRTYAAGKIKKKDGQDPDPVVLVRNPDVLAEISADRARPGQVIVGFAAETDDVLANGRAKLVRKGCDLLVVNEVGEHRTFGSEENEAVVLGADGSETLVAHGPKEALADTVWDLVAARLG, translated from the coding sequence GTGCACGAGCCGAGGGTCGTTCTGGGGGTCAGCGGCGGGATCGCCGCGTACAAGGCCTGTGAGCTGCTGAGGAGGTTCACGGAGTCCGGTCACGACGTGCGCGTGGTGCCCACCGCCTCCGCGCTGCGCTTCGTCGGCGCCCCCACCTGGTCCGCACTGTCGGGCAACCCGGTCGCCACCGAGGTGTGGGACGACGTGCACGAGGTGCCGCACGTCCGCATCGGTCAGCACGCCGACCTCGTGGTCGTGGCGCCCGCGACGGCCGACACGCTCGCCCGGGCCGCCCACGGCCTCGCCGACGACCTGCTGACCAACACCCTCCTCACCGCCCGCTGCCCGGTCGTCTTCGCCCCGGCGATGCACACCGAGATGTGGGAGCACCCCGCCACCCGGGAGAACGTCGCCACGCTGCGCCGCCGCGGTTGCGTCGTCGTCGAGCCCGCGGTCGGCCGCCTCACCGGCGCCGACACCGGCAAGGGCCGGCTGCCCGACCCGGTGGAGATCTTCGAGGTCTGCCGCCGGGTGCTGGCCCGCGGGACCGCCGCGCCCGACCTCGCCGGCCGGCACGTCGTCGTCTCCGCCGGCGGCACGCGCGAGCCGCTCGACCCGGTCCGCTTCCTGGGCAACCGCTCCTCCGGCAAGCAGGGCTACGCCCTCGCCCGCACCGCCGCCGCCCGCGGCGCCCGGGTGACCCTGATCGCGGCGAACACCGGCCTGCCGGACCCGGCCGGCGTCGACGTCGTCCCGGTCGGCACCGCCGTACAGCTCCGCGAGGCGGTCCTGAAGGCCGCGGGGGACGCCGACGCCGTGGTCATGGCCGCCGCGGTCGCCGACTTCCGGCCGCGGACCTACGCGGCCGGGAAGATCAAGAAGAAGGACGGCCAGGACCCCGATCCGGTCGTCCTCGTGCGCAACCCCGACGTCCTCGCGGAGATCTCGGCCGACCGCGCCCGCCCCGGACAGGTGATCGTCGGCTTCGCCGCCGAGACGGACGACGTCCTGGCCAACGGCCGTGCCAAACTGGTCCGCAAGGGCTGTGACCTGCTCGTCGTCAACGAGGTCGGGGAGCACAGGACCTTCGGTTCGGAGGAGAACGAGGCCGTGGTCCTCGGCGCCGACGGCAGCGAGACCCTCGTGGCCCACGGCCCGAAGGAAGCCCTCGCCGACACCGTCTGGGACCTCGTCGCGGCCCGTCTGGGCTGA
- the metK gene encoding methionine adenosyltransferase, translating to MSRRLFTSESVTEGHPDKIADQISDTILDALLREDPASRVAVETLITTGLVHVAGEVTTKAYADIPTLVRGKILEIGYDSSKKGFDGASCGVSVSIGAQSPDIAQGVDAAYEARVEGDEDELDRQGAGDQGLMFGYASDETPTLMPLPIFLAHRLSRRLSEVRKNGTIPYLRPDGKTQVTIEYDGDKAVRLDTVVVSSQHASDIDLESLLAPDIREFVVEAELRALLEEGIKLDTEGYRLLVNPTGRFEIGGPMGDAGLTGRKIIIDTYGGFARHGGGAFSGKDPSKVDRSAAYAMRWVAKNVVAAGLAARCEVQVAYAIGKAEPVGLFVETFGTHTVEPDRIEKAIEEVFDLRPAAIIRDLDLLRPIYAQTAAYGHFGRELPDFTWERTDRVDALRKAAGV from the coding sequence GTGTCCCGTCGTCTGTTCACCTCGGAGTCCGTGACCGAGGGTCACCCCGACAAGATCGCTGACCAGATCAGCGACACCATCCTCGATGCGCTCCTGCGCGAGGACCCGGCTTCCCGGGTCGCCGTCGAGACGTTGATCACCACCGGTCTGGTGCACGTGGCCGGTGAGGTCACGACCAAGGCCTACGCGGACATCCCGACGCTGGTCCGCGGCAAGATCCTGGAGATCGGCTACGACTCCTCCAAGAAGGGCTTCGACGGTGCCTCCTGCGGGGTGTCGGTGTCCATCGGTGCGCAGTCCCCGGACATCGCGCAGGGGGTGGACGCGGCCTACGAGGCGCGGGTGGAGGGCGACGAGGACGAGCTGGACCGGCAGGGTGCGGGCGACCAGGGTCTGATGTTCGGGTACGCCTCGGACGAGACGCCGACGCTGATGCCGCTGCCGATCTTCCTGGCGCACCGTCTGTCGCGGCGGCTGTCGGAGGTCCGCAAGAACGGCACGATCCCCTACCTGCGTCCGGACGGCAAGACGCAGGTGACCATCGAGTACGACGGTGACAAGGCCGTGCGGCTGGACACGGTGGTGGTCTCCTCGCAGCACGCCAGTGACATCGACCTGGAGTCGCTGCTGGCGCCGGACATCCGTGAGTTCGTGGTGGAGGCGGAGCTGCGGGCGCTGCTGGAGGAGGGCATCAAGCTGGACACGGAGGGCTACCGGCTGCTGGTGAATCCCACCGGGCGGTTCGAGATCGGTGGTCCGATGGGGGACGCGGGGCTGACCGGCCGGAAGATCATCATTGACACCTACGGGGGGTTCGCCCGGCACGGTGGTGGTGCGTTCTCGGGCAAGGACCCCTCCAAGGTGGACCGTTCGGCGGCGTACGCGATGCGGTGGGTGGCCAAGAACGTGGTGGCGGCGGGGCTGGCGGCGCGCTGCGAGGTCCAGGTGGCCTACGCCATCGGCAAGGCCGAGCCGGTGGGTCTGTTCGTGGAGACCTTCGGTACCCACACGGTGGAGCCGGACAGGATCGAGAAGGCGATCGAGGAGGTCTTCGACCTGCGTCCGGCCGCGATCATCCGTGACCTGGACCTGCTGCGCCCGATCTACGCGCAGACCGCGGCCTACGGTCACTTCGGCCGTGAGCTGCCCGACTTCACCTGGGAGCGCACCGACCGCGTCGACGCCCTGCGCAAGGCCGCCGGGGTGTGA
- the pyrF gene encoding orotidine-5'-phosphate decarboxylase, whose protein sequence is MTPHAPFGARLRRAMDERGPLCVGIDPHASLLAGWGLADDVSGLERFSRTVVEAVADRVAVVKPQSAFFERFGSRGIAVLERTVREARAAGALVVMDAKRGDIGSTMAGYAEAYLREDAPLSCDALTVSPYLGYGSLAPAVALARDSGAGLFVLALTSNPEGPEVQHAVRADGRSVGATMLAHLAAENAGEEPLGSFGAVVGATVGDLSAYDLDINGPLLAPGVGAQGATPDGLGALFGAALRNVVPNVSRGVLRHGPDVRGVRAAAERFAEEIRAAVAAA, encoded by the coding sequence ATGACCCCGCACGCGCCCTTCGGCGCCCGATTGCGCCGGGCCATGGACGAGCGCGGCCCGCTGTGCGTCGGCATCGACCCGCACGCCTCCCTGCTCGCCGGGTGGGGGCTGGCCGACGACGTGTCCGGCCTGGAGCGGTTCAGCCGCACGGTCGTCGAGGCGGTGGCCGACCGGGTCGCCGTCGTCAAGCCGCAGAGCGCCTTCTTCGAACGCTTCGGCTCACGCGGCATCGCCGTCCTGGAGCGGACGGTCCGGGAGGCGCGCGCGGCCGGCGCCCTGGTCGTGATGGACGCCAAGCGCGGCGACATCGGCTCGACCATGGCCGGGTACGCCGAGGCCTACCTGCGCGAGGACGCCCCGCTGTCCTGCGACGCCCTCACCGTCTCGCCCTACCTCGGCTACGGCTCGCTCGCCCCGGCCGTCGCGCTGGCCCGGGACAGCGGCGCCGGGCTCTTCGTGCTGGCCCTGACCTCGAACCCGGAGGGACCCGAGGTCCAGCACGCGGTCCGCGCCGACGGCCGCAGCGTGGGCGCGACCATGCTCGCCCACCTGGCCGCCGAGAACGCGGGGGAGGAGCCGCTGGGCTCCTTCGGCGCCGTCGTCGGCGCCACGGTGGGCGACCTGTCCGCCTACGACCTCGACATCAACGGCCCGCTCCTCGCGCCCGGCGTCGGGGCCCAGGGAGCGACGCCGGACGGTCTCGGCGCGCTCTTCGGAGCGGCGCTGCGCAACGTCGTGCCGAACGTCAGCCGGGGCGTGCTGCGGCACGGACCCGACGTCAGGGGGGTGCGCGCGGCCGCGGAGCGCTTCGCGGAGGAGATCAGGGCCGCCGTGGCGGCCGCCTGA
- a CDS encoding quinone-dependent dihydroorotate dehydrogenase codes for MYKLFFRLVFRRMDAETAHHLAFRWIRLVVRVPVLRTFVAAALAPRREELRTEAFGLRMHGPFGLAAGFDKNAVAVDGMSMLGFDHVEIGTVTGEPQPGNPGKRLFRLVADRALINRMGFNNDGSLAVAARLAGREPVFRTVVGVNIGKTKAVPEAEAVADYVKSAERLAPYADYLVVNVSSPNTPGLRDLQAVGHLRPLLSAVRAAADRAAAHRRVPLLVKIAPDLADEDVDAVADLAVELGLDGIIATNTTIAREGLGLESAPALVKEAGGLSGAPLKARSLEVLRRLYARVGDRVTLVGVGGIETAEDAWQRILAGATLVQGYSAFVYRGPFWSRSIHKGLAARLRTSPYATLADAVGADVRKSA; via the coding sequence ATGTACAAGCTCTTCTTCCGCCTGGTCTTCCGGCGGATGGACGCCGAGACGGCCCACCACCTGGCCTTCCGCTGGATCCGCCTCGTGGTCCGCGTCCCCGTGCTGCGCACCTTCGTCGCCGCCGCCCTCGCACCCCGCCGCGAGGAGCTGCGCACCGAGGCCTTCGGGCTGCGCATGCACGGGCCCTTCGGGCTCGCGGCCGGCTTCGACAAGAACGCCGTCGCCGTCGACGGCATGTCGATGCTGGGCTTCGACCACGTCGAGATCGGCACGGTCACCGGTGAGCCGCAGCCCGGCAACCCCGGGAAGCGGCTGTTCCGGCTCGTCGCCGACCGGGCGCTGATCAACCGCATGGGCTTCAACAACGACGGCTCGCTGGCCGTCGCGGCCCGTCTCGCCGGCCGCGAGCCGGTCTTCAGGACGGTCGTGGGCGTCAACATCGGCAAGACCAAGGCCGTACCCGAGGCCGAGGCCGTCGCCGACTACGTGAAGTCGGCCGAGCGGCTGGCCCCCTACGCCGACTACCTGGTCGTGAACGTCTCCTCGCCGAACACGCCCGGCCTGCGCGACCTCCAGGCGGTCGGCCACCTGCGCCCGCTGCTGTCCGCCGTGCGCGCGGCCGCCGACCGCGCGGCCGCGCACCGGCGCGTGCCCCTGCTGGTGAAGATCGCTCCCGACCTCGCCGACGAGGACGTCGACGCCGTCGCCGACCTGGCCGTCGAACTCGGCCTGGACGGCATCATCGCCACCAACACCACCATCGCCCGCGAGGGCCTGGGCCTGGAGTCCGCGCCCGCGCTGGTGAAGGAGGCCGGCGGGCTGTCCGGCGCGCCCCTGAAGGCGCGTTCCCTGGAGGTCCTGCGCCGCCTGTACGCACGCGTGGGCGACCGCGTCACCCTGGTGGGCGTCGGCGGCATCGAGACCGCCGAGGACGCCTGGCAGCGCATCCTGGCCGGCGCCACGCTGGTCCAGGGCTACAGCGCCTTCGTCTACCGGGGCCCGTTCTGGTCCCGCTCGATCCACAAGGGCCTCGCCGCCCGGCTGCGCACCAGCCCGTACGCCACCCTCGCCGACGCGGTCGGCGCCGACGTGAGGAAGTCCGCATGA
- the carB gene encoding carbamoyl-phosphate synthase large subunit: MPKRTDIQSVLVIGSGPIVIGQAAEFDYSGTQACRVLKAEGLRVVLVNSNPATIMTDPEIADATYVEPITPEFVEKIIAKERPDALLPTLGGQTALNTAIALHDNGVLEKYGVELIGAKPEAIHKGEDRDQFKEVVEEVRRKIGHGESARSVICHSMDDVLRGVETLGGYPVVVRPSFTMGGAGSGFAHDEEELRRIAGQGLTLSPTTEVLLEESILGWKEYELELMRDKNDNVVVVCSIENFDPMGVHTGDSITVAPAMTLTDREYQILRDIGIAVIREVGVDTGGCNIQFAVDPADGRVIVIEMNPRVSRSSALASKATGFPIAKIAAKLAVGYTLDEIPNDITQETPASFEPTLDYVVVKAPRFAFEKFPQADSALTTTMKSVGEAMAIGRNFPEAFQKALRSLEKKGSQFTFVGEPGDKDTLLREAVRPTDGRVNTVMQAIRAGATPEEVFEHTRIDPWFVDQLFLIKEIADELAEAPELTAELLTHAKRHGFSDQQIAGIRGLHEDVVREVRHALGIRPVYKTVDTCAAEFAARTPYFYSSYDEETEVAPREKPAVIILGSGPNRIGQGIEFDYSCVHASFALSDAGYETVMVNCNPETVSTDYDTSDRLYFEPLTLEDVLEIVHAESLAGPIAGVLVQLGGQTPLGLSQALKDNGVPIAGTPPEAIHAAEDRGAFGRVLAQAGLPAPKHGTATTFAEAKAIADEIGYPVLVRPSYVLGGRGMEIVYDETRLASYIAESTEISPSRPVLVDRFLDDAIEIDVDALYDGTELYLGGVMEHIEEAGIHSGDSACALPPITLGGFDIKRLRASTEAIARGVGVRGLINIQFAMAGDILYVLEANPRASRTVPFTSKATAVPLAKAAARISLGATVAELRAEGLLPGRGDGGELPLDAPISVKEAVLPWSRFRDIHGRGVDTVLGPEMRSTGEVMGIDSVFGTAYAKSQAGAYGPLPTRGRAFISVANRDKRSMIFPARELVAHGFELLATSGTAEVLKRNGINATVVRKQSEGTGPNGEKTIVQLIHDGEVDLIVNTPYGTGGRLDGYDIRTAAVARSVPCLTTVQALAAAVQGIDALNRGEVGVRSLQEHAEHLTAARD, translated from the coding sequence GTGCCTAAGCGCACCGATATCCAGTCCGTCCTGGTCATCGGCTCCGGCCCGATCGTCATCGGCCAGGCCGCGGAGTTCGACTACTCCGGCACCCAGGCGTGCCGCGTGCTCAAGGCCGAGGGCCTGCGCGTCGTCCTCGTCAACTCCAACCCGGCGACGATCATGACCGACCCGGAGATCGCCGACGCCACCTACGTCGAGCCGATCACCCCCGAGTTCGTCGAGAAGATCATCGCCAAGGAGCGCCCCGACGCCCTGCTGCCCACCCTGGGCGGCCAGACGGCCCTGAACACCGCCATCGCGCTGCACGACAACGGCGTCCTGGAGAAGTACGGCGTCGAACTGATCGGCGCCAAGCCCGAGGCGATCCACAAGGGCGAGGACCGCGACCAGTTCAAGGAGGTCGTGGAGGAGGTCCGCCGCAAGATCGGGCACGGCGAGTCCGCCCGCTCGGTGATCTGCCACTCCATGGACGACGTCCTGCGGGGCGTGGAGACCCTCGGCGGCTACCCCGTCGTCGTCCGCCCGTCCTTCACCATGGGCGGCGCCGGCTCCGGCTTCGCGCACGACGAGGAGGAGCTGCGCCGCATCGCCGGCCAGGGCCTCACGCTCTCGCCGACCACCGAGGTGCTCCTGGAGGAGTCCATCCTCGGCTGGAAGGAGTACGAGCTGGAGCTGATGCGCGACAAGAACGACAACGTCGTGGTCGTCTGTTCCATCGAGAACTTCGACCCCATGGGCGTGCACACCGGCGACTCGATCACCGTCGCGCCCGCGATGACCCTGACCGACCGCGAGTACCAGATCCTGCGCGACATCGGCATCGCCGTCATCCGCGAGGTCGGCGTCGACACCGGCGGCTGCAACATCCAGTTCGCCGTCGACCCCGCGGACGGCCGGGTGATCGTCATCGAGATGAACCCGCGCGTGTCGCGGTCCTCGGCACTCGCCTCCAAGGCCACCGGCTTCCCGATCGCCAAGATCGCCGCCAAGCTCGCCGTCGGCTACACGCTGGACGAGATCCCGAACGACATCACGCAGGAGACCCCGGCCTCCTTCGAGCCGACCCTCGACTACGTGGTCGTCAAGGCCCCCCGGTTCGCCTTCGAGAAGTTCCCGCAGGCCGACTCCGCGCTGACCACCACCATGAAGTCGGTCGGCGAGGCCATGGCCATCGGCCGCAACTTCCCCGAGGCCTTCCAGAAGGCGCTGCGCTCGCTGGAGAAGAAGGGCAGCCAGTTCACCTTCGTCGGCGAACCCGGCGACAAGGACACGCTGCTGCGCGAGGCCGTGCGGCCCACCGACGGCCGCGTCAACACGGTCATGCAGGCCATCCGCGCCGGCGCCACGCCCGAGGAGGTCTTCGAGCACACCCGGATCGACCCCTGGTTCGTCGACCAGCTGTTCCTGATCAAGGAGATCGCCGACGAGCTGGCCGAGGCGCCCGAGCTGACCGCCGAACTGCTCACCCACGCCAAGCGGCACGGCTTCTCCGACCAGCAGATCGCCGGTATCCGCGGCCTGCACGAGGACGTGGTCCGCGAGGTGCGGCACGCCCTGGGCATCCGCCCGGTGTACAAGACGGTCGACACCTGTGCCGCCGAGTTCGCCGCGCGGACGCCGTACTTCTACTCCTCCTACGACGAGGAGACGGAGGTCGCCCCCCGCGAGAAGCCGGCCGTCATCATCCTGGGCTCCGGCCCCAACCGCATCGGCCAGGGCATCGAGTTCGACTACTCCTGCGTCCACGCCTCCTTCGCGCTGTCCGACGCGGGGTACGAGACCGTGATGGTCAACTGCAACCCGGAGACCGTCTCCACGGACTACGACACCTCCGACCGCCTCTACTTCGAGCCGCTGACGCTGGAGGACGTGCTGGAGATCGTCCACGCGGAGTCCCTGGCCGGCCCGATCGCCGGCGTGCTGGTCCAGCTGGGCGGGCAGACCCCGCTGGGCCTGTCGCAGGCGCTGAAGGACAACGGCGTCCCGATCGCCGGCACCCCGCCCGAGGCGATCCACGCCGCCGAGGACCGCGGCGCCTTCGGACGCGTCCTCGCCCAGGCCGGCCTGCCCGCCCCCAAGCACGGCACGGCCACCACCTTCGCGGAGGCCAAGGCCATCGCCGACGAGATCGGCTACCCGGTCCTGGTCCGGCCCTCCTACGTGCTCGGCGGACGCGGCATGGAGATCGTCTACGACGAGACCCGCCTCGCCTCCTACATCGCCGAGTCGACCGAGATCAGCCCCTCCCGGCCGGTCCTCGTCGACCGCTTCCTGGACGACGCCATCGAGATCGACGTCGACGCCCTGTACGACGGCACCGAGCTCTACCTCGGCGGGGTCATGGAGCACATCGAGGAGGCCGGCATCCACTCCGGCGACTCGGCCTGCGCCCTGCCCCCGATCACGCTGGGCGGCTTCGACATCAAGCGGCTGCGCGCCTCCACCGAGGCCATCGCCCGGGGCGTCGGCGTGCGCGGCCTGATCAACATCCAGTTCGCGATGGCCGGCGACATCCTCTACGTCCTGGAGGCCAACCCGCGCGCCTCCCGCACGGTCCCCTTCACCTCGAAGGCGACCGCGGTGCCGCTCGCGAAGGCCGCCGCCCGCATCTCGCTGGGCGCGACCGTCGCCGAGCTGCGCGCCGAGGGCCTGCTGCCGGGGAGGGGCGACGGCGGCGAGCTGCCGCTGGACGCGCCGATCTCCGTCAAGGAGGCGGTGCTGCCGTGGTCGCGGTTCCGCGACATCCACGGCCGCGGCGTCGACACCGTCCTCGGCCCGGAGATGCGCTCCACGGGCGAGGTCATGGGCATCGACTCCGTCTTCGGCACGGCCTACGCCAAGTCGCAGGCGGGCGCCTACGGCCCGCTGCCCACCAGGGGCCGCGCGTTCATCTCGGTCGCCAACCGCGACAAGCGCTCGATGATCTTCCCGGCGCGCGAGCTGGTCGCCCACGGCTTCGAGCTGCTCGCCACCTCCGGCACCGCCGAGGTCCTCAAGCGCAACGGCATCAACGCCACCGTCGTGCGCAAGCAGTCCGAGGGCACCGGACCGAACGGCGAGAAGACGATCGTCCAGCTCATCCACGACGGCGAGGTCGACCTCATCGTCAACACCCCGTACGGCACCGGAGGCCGCCTCGACGGCTACGACATCCGCACGGCGGCGGTGGCCCGCTCGGTGCCCTGCCTGACGACGGTCCAGGCCCTCGCCGCGGCCGTCCAGGGCATCGACGCCCTCAACCGCGGCGAGGTGGGCGTCCGTTCGCTCCAGGAACACGCGGAGCACCTGACCGCGGCCCGCGACTAG
- a CDS encoding integration host factor: MALPPLTPEQRAAALEKAAAARRERAEVKNRLKHSGASLHEVIKQGQENDVIGKMKVSALLESLPGVGKVRAKQIMERLGISESRRVRGLGSNQIASLEREFGSTGS; the protein is encoded by the coding sequence GTGGCTCTTCCGCCCCTTACCCCTGAACAGCGCGCAGCCGCGCTCGAAAAGGCCGCCGCGGCTCGCCGGGAGCGGGCCGAGGTCAAGAATCGACTCAAGCACTCCGGCGCCTCCCTGCACGAGGTCATCAAGCAGGGCCAGGAGAACGACGTCATCGGCAAGATGAAGGTCTCCGCGCTACTCGAGTCCCTGCCGGGCGTGGGCAAGGTCCGCGCCAAGCAGATCATGGAGCGTCTGGGCATCTCCGAGAGCCGCCGCGTGCGCGGTCTCGGGTCCAACCAGATCGCCTCCCTGGAGCGTGAGTTCGGCAGCACCGGCTCCTGA
- the rpoZ gene encoding DNA-directed RNA polymerase subunit omega yields the protein MSSSITAPEGIINPPIDELLEATDSKYSLVIYAAKRARQINAYYSQLGEGLLEYVGPLVDTHVHEKPLSIALREINAGLLTSEAIEGPAQ from the coding sequence GTGTCCTCTTCCATCACCGCGCCCGAGGGCATCATCAACCCGCCGATCGACGAGCTCCTCGAGGCCACCGACTCGAAGTACAGCCTCGTGATCTACGCGGCCAAGCGTGCCCGCCAGATCAACGCGTACTACTCGCAGCTCGGCGAGGGCCTCCTCGAGTACGTCGGTCCGCTCGTCGACACCCACGTCCACGAGAAGCCGCTCTCGATCGCCCTGCGCGAGATCAACGCCGGTCTGCTGACCTCCGAGGCCATCGAGGGCCCGGCCCAGTAA
- the gmk gene encoding guanylate kinase, translated as MSERPRLTVLSGPSGVGKSTVVAHMRKEHPEVWLSVSATTRRPRPGEQHGVHYFFVTDDEMDKLIANGELLEWAEFAGNRYGTPRAAVLERLESGEPVLLEIDLQGARQVRESMAEAQLVFLAPPSWEELVRRLTGRGTEPPEVIERRLDAARTELAAEPEFDTTLVNTSVGDVARELLALMDVV; from the coding sequence ATGAGTGAACGTCCGCGGCTGACCGTGCTCTCCGGCCCCTCGGGGGTCGGCAAGAGCACGGTCGTCGCCCACATGCGCAAGGAACACCCCGAGGTCTGGCTCTCGGTGTCGGCGACGACCCGCAGGCCTCGTCCCGGCGAGCAGCACGGGGTCCACTACTTCTTCGTCACCGACGACGAGATGGACAAGCTGATCGCCAACGGCGAGCTGCTGGAGTGGGCCGAGTTCGCCGGCAACCGCTACGGCACGCCCCGCGCGGCCGTGCTGGAGCGGCTGGAGAGCGGCGAGCCCGTCCTGCTGGAGATCGACCTCCAGGGGGCGCGGCAGGTCCGCGAGTCCATGGCCGAGGCCCAGCTGGTGTTCCTGGCTCCGCCCTCCTGGGAGGAGCTGGTGCGCAGACTCACCGGCCGGGGCACCGAGCCGCCCGAGGTGATCGAGCGCCGTCTGGACGCGGCCAGGACCGAGCTGGCGGCCGAACCGGAGTTCGACACGACCCTGGTCAACACCTCCGTCGGGGACGTGGCCCGCGAGCTGCTAGCCTTGATGGATGTGGTGTGA